From the Polaribacter tangerinus genome, the window GTAGGAACTCCAAGGAAACTCAACGCCCAACTTATCTGAAAAAAAACGAAGCATCTCTGGTGTATTTCCAAATACAGATTTTGCATTACTTGCAAATGCTTTTTCGACATAGTAATTAACTGGAACTTCCTTATAATTATCTTTAATAATTTCAAACTCTCCTACTCCAAAAAAGAATAAATAAGGAGCATGTTTTTTTTCCATTTTCCAATAATCAGTTCTAAAACTCCCATCTTCTTTTTTATTGATTAACGTTCCGTTTGATATAGTTATATACTTTTTGGGAACCTTTATATATATTTCTTGTGTTGTTTTTTGGTTTGGAGCATCTATGGTAGGAAACCAACAACTATTGGCAGATGTTTGCCCTTGAGTCCATACTTGTGTTGGTTTATTTTTATCAGATCCTGTTGCATTTACAAAATATAGTCCTTTCTTATCTGTAAAAGTATTGGTTAACTTATCTTTTACTTTTTCTGGTCTAGCGGTATATTTAATATATAAAGTAAAAGAATCGTTTTTAGTGTAGGTTTTTGGGAGTTGAATGGTTAAATTAAAATTATCATACTCATAAGGTAACGGAGTGTTATTTAATGAAACTTCATGAAACAGCATTGCTTTTGCATCCAATACAACAGTACTCGAAGGATAAAAGTAAGGTTTTAAGGTTAACCACGCTTCTCCATTTAACTGCTTTTCTTTAAAGTTTAGAGATACTTTTAGCTTGGTGTGTTCTAAATTATAGGTTTTTTCTTTTGCAGCATGGTAATTATCTTGGCTAAAGCTTAAAGTAAAAGTTAGCAAAAATAGTGGCAAAAGCAGATATTTATTAATCATAAAAAGTAGGTTCTTGTAGTTTCAAAAATAGTAATAAAGATGATAGTTGTTGTTAATGCACCGTTAAAATCAATTAGCTTTTTTTTTGGGTGAGATCGACATAATTTTTCATTTACAATTATTAAGTGTAAAAAAAAGCTTCAGTAAAAATACTGAAGCTTTCATCATTCAAACTACTATGTAATTAAATTACAATTTTTTATTTACCTGAAACAACCCTAACATTTCTTGCAAAAGAGCTCCTTCATTTTCAACATCTACATTTTGTAACATTAGTATTACTTGTTCTGGATTAATGTTGTTACCTAACAATCTTGCCACTCCTACCCCTACTTTTTCTCCATAACCAAAAGCAACCATTTCATCTATAGCATTCGATTTACCACTATAATATACTGCTATATTCATACCTTTTGCTTTCATAGACATTAAAGACTTGTAGGTTTTGTTATCCTTAAATATACCTTTAAGTGTTTCTTTTTCAGTATTGTACTCAGCTGTACTAGTGTTTGCAACTGGCAAAAATACAATGTTTACTTTTTTTATGCTTTTTATTGTTTGTAAGACATCTGTAGAGGCATTTTTTTTGGGTGTAAATAAAGAACCAATAGGAAAATCGCCTGCATAAAAACCTTTTTTATTGCTTGTTTCTACCAAATAACTTTGCAGTGATTTTTCGTTTTTACAAGACGTTACTAAAAGAGCCAAAACAAAAAGAGCCGTTATTTTATATTTATTTTTCATAATTATGAACTTATTTAAAATGATTAAAACTACTCTTTTGTTAAGGTGTCTGCTAGCTTACTAATCATATTAATATCTATATTACCACTTAAAGAAACTACCATAGCTTCAGAAAAACCTTTTGTTCTCTTATCAATTCCTTTAATAAACATTAATACTTCGCTAACATAATCTTTGGTGTTAGTAGTTTTTACATAAATTTTAACACGAGAATCATCTTCTTTAATTCTCATTAGTTCAGTCAATTTTTGTTGTTTGATTAGTGTATTTGCCATTTTTTCCATGTTACTTGCAATTTGTTTGTCTTCAGAAGAAAACATTCTAAATTGTTGCAATTCGCTAATCATTTTAAACACTTGCATTTCTTTACTTTTAGACAATTTTTCTGGACTAAATTTCGATAGGATTTGAAACATATCTTTTGTTACAACTACCATATCTACTCCGTCCATATCCTCTAAAGAGTCAAATACAGATTGTTGTGCATTTGATAATAATGGAGCTACTAAAAAGGCCATTAATAAAATTATTTTTTTCATAATTTCTGTTTTACTTGGTTTTACTATTATACTTGGTTTTATTTTAAAATTTTGTTTACAGTATCTTCATAAACATATAAAGAATGTAATGCTTGTTCTCCTTTTTGTAAGTTTTTAGACAATAATTGCAAGCCTTTACTCACTTGCGCATAAATTTTCTGAGCTTCTTTCTTTTGTTGATGCTTATTATATTGTTCGTTACCAACATACACACTAAACAATAGTAATACTGCCGCTGCTGCAGACAGCCACTTAAAGTTTTTTCGTTGAAACAAACTTTTATGTGGAACAATAATTTGCTTTTGATACTGTTCTTCTTTTGCTGAAGAAAAAAAAGAAAACATTGTTTTATATTCTTGCAAATGATCTGGAACATGGTTCGTAGAAAAATACTCTTTTAATAAGCGCTCTTCTTTAATAGAAGTATTTCCGTCTAAATATTTTTCTAATAATTTTTCTATGTTAGCTAACTCCATAGTTGTGTTTTTTTAGTAATTGTTCTCTAATTGTTTTTCTTGCTCTAGATAAAGCAACTCTTACTGCAGTTGGTTTCATGTCTACCATCTTACAAATTTCATCAAAATCATAACCTTCAACATCTCTTAATTGAATGATTATTTTTTGTTGCTCGGGCAAATTTTCAATCATTTTGTGTACTTGGTTTACACTATCTAAATGCTCTACTTGTTTGTCTAAGCTAGTTTCTTTTTCTTTGTAATTACTGTGTACTAAAGACAAATTACTTGCTTGTTTAGACTTTAATCGATCATAGCAATAATTTTTTGTCATTGTCATCGCAAAGGCTTCTAAACTTTTATAAGTTGCAATACTGTCTCTACGTTTCCATAACTTAAAAAAAAGTTCTTGTGTTGCATCTTCGGCTTCTTCTGTAGATACCAACAATCTTTTTGCAAGACGAAAGACTTTATCTTTAAATGGTAACACAACTGTTAAAAATTCCGATTGATTCATTTTAATATAAAATAACGTACGTAAAACCTTTTTATAATTATGGGGGTTCTGTATTAATGACGATGTATAATTTATTTTGTTACATCAGAATTTAAAAATAATACTATTTCTGATTATATTGCGTTAGTAAAACTATAGCAATTGCGTTTTTTATGAAAAATTATTTTAATAGACTTTTCCTTCTCCTAAGCGCCATATGCATAGTACAGTGTGCCAAAAAAGAGCCTGTTCCAAATAACCTAGTTATTCATGATTTTGTATGGAAAGGTCTTAATGCTTATTATCTTCATCAAGATAAAGTACCTAAATTGTCGGATAGACAGTTTAGTTCAGATACACAGTTAAATAACTATTTAGCAACTTTTACAGATTATAACGAACTATATAATAGCCTTTTAATTTCTGAAGATAACAAATCGTTTTTATCAGAAGAATTTATCGATAATAGTTTGCCACCTCATAACCAATTTACAAATGGTGTAGAATTTGGCATTATTGGCAATCCTCAAAATGATATAGATGTAATTGGCTATGTAACACATATTTTACCTGGTTCTTTTGCTGAGTCTAAAGATATTAAGCGAGGCGATTTTTTTAATGCTATAGATGGTGTTCAACTAACAAGAAACAATTTCGAAGATTTGTTGTTAAATGGCAACGATAACTTTGCCTTATCTATTATAAATTTTGATGGCTTAAATGTATCATCAACAATAAAAACCGTAAATTTAGAAAAGCAAAATTATAGTTATAACAAGGCTTTTAAAGAAAAAACAATAACTATTGGTGCAGATAATATTGGGTATTTAATATATAACAATGGTTTTTCTAAAAGTGATATAGAGCTACTAAATGAAACTTTTTTAAGTTTTAAAAACAGCAATGTAAATAAGCTTATTTTAGACCTTCGTTATAATATTTCTGGCGGAAGTTACGCTAGTGATATTGCCGTGTTAGCTAGCATTATTACCGGGCAATTTTCTAACCAAGTTCTCATAAAAGAAGAATGGAATTTAAAAGCACAAGAATGGTTTCAAACACATCAACCAGACTCTCTTATAACCACTTTTGTTGACAAAATATCAAGTACAACACCAATTAATAATTTAGAGGTTTCGGATATTTATATCATACTTAATGGCAACGAATTTACTGGATCTTCTTCGGTAGAATTACTAATTAACAGTTTAAAACCGTATATAAATGTTCATATAATTGGTAGAAATACTAAAGGAAACAATACGGGCAGTATTACATTATACAATTCTCAAGATTATAATTTTGAGTTTAAAAATGAAAATCACTCAATATCTATTAGTCCTATAGTTTTACAGTTTCTAAATAAGAATAACGAAACATATTCCGACGGATTTATACCGAATGTAGTTTTATGTCCTCATGAAAATGTTTTAAATTTAGGTGTTTTAGGAGAAAATTCAGATCCTATTTTTAATATGCTTTTAAACTATATAGCTACCGGAAATAATATCCAAAGTAATGTTTGTAACATAAATAATTATGAATTCCTTTTTAGTTCAATAACCAGTCAAAGAGAAATTGATAAAGGCATTTTTATAAAACAAGTATTACCTAACACAAATTAAAATGAAAAAAAGAGTTATATTTTATTTTTTAACGGTTTTAATGTTAAATTTTTCTTGTGAAAAAAAAGAAGAGCCAATTACCGAAGCTCCTGTTTCTACCTCAGATGAAGTAAACCATTTTATTTGGAAAGGTTTAAACCTTTATTATTTATGGAATACCGAAGTAACAGACTTAGCAGACGATAAGTTTAAAAATGTGACAGATTTATATAGTTATTTTAAAAAATATAGTTCTCCAGAAGAAACTTTTAACAGTCTTTTAAACAAACCTGGTATTGTAGATAGATTCTCTTGGATTGTAGACGATTATGTTGCGCTAGAAAACTCATTTCAAGGAATAAATATCACTACAGGAATGGATTTTGGCTTACGGAGATATGTGTCTAGTAACAGTAACATTTATGGCTATGTAAGGTATGTAATACCCAACTCAAGTGCCGAAAGTTTGGGCATAAAAAGGGGCATGATTTTTAATACTGTAAACGGAATTCAGTTAACAGATACCAATTATAATAGTTTATTATTTGGCAACACCGCTAGTTTAGATATTGGTTTTGCTAATTTTAATAATGGAAATCCTTTAGCAAACAATACTTTCTATTCAGTTTCCAAAACAGAAGTTCAAGAAAATCCTATTGCTATTTCAAAAATTATTAATGTATCAAATAAAAAAATAGGGTATTTACTGTATAATCAATTTGCAAGTGCCTACGACCAAGAGCTAAATGCAGTTTTTAATACATTTAAATCTAATAATATAGATGATTTAATAATAGATTTACGTTACAACGGTGGTGGCTCCACAACTTCTGCATCTTACCTTGCTAGCATGATTACAGGGCAATTTACCGATCAAGTTTTTACCAGAGAAGTTTGGAACGATAAAGTTACAGATGCTTTTTCTGCAGACAGTTTTACTAATAATTTTGTAAATAAAATAACAACAAGTTCAGGCGCTAGTATCTCTATAAACAGTTTAGAATTACCTAGCGTATATTTTATTGTTTCGGCAAGCTCTGCCTCTGCCTCTGAATTAATTATTAACGCTTTAGATGCTTATATAGATGTAAAAGTAGTAGGTACACAAACTGTTGGTAAACAAGTTGGCTCTATTACACTTTACGACTCTGATAATTTGTTTAAAAGTGGTGCAAATTTAAACTCAAAACATAGTTATGCTATGCAGCCACTAGTTTTTGAAATTAAAAATAAGAACAATAAAAATTATCCTGAAGGAATTATACCAGAAACAAATTTTACTGGAATAAATATGGCAGAAAATATTGCAAATTTAGGTGAATTAGGTAATGAAGATGAACCTTTACTGGCAAGAACTATTCAGTATATTACAACAGGGTTAAAAGGAAGTGCTAAACAAAAGGTTTACTATCAAACAACAGAAATTTACAACTCAAAATTAGCAACCCCTGCAAACAACACGATGTATAAAGAATTAAAGGAAAATTAAGCCTTTATTACTATTTGTTGTGTTTTTTTATCATACCTGTAGCTTACAATATTACCAGATAAAATTAATGTAACCACTTTTTCAATAATGGGTCTTGGTGCAACAAACCATTCTCTAGGTGTTATCCTTTTTCCTTTAGAATCAAATACATCAACATTTAAACAAACATCTGCAAAAAAGCGATGTATTAAGTGCTCAAATTTTTGTGCGTCCATGTTGTAACATGCGTACTTAGCAAGTAAGTGCACGTCTGCATATAAATAGGTAGATTCTTTAGAGGCATTTTTAATGCGCTCATGAACATCTATAGATGAAAAACCAATTTTATATAAATCATTAATTGATGCGATTTCTGGTTTAGAAGATTTTGACCTTAATATATATATCCATCCTGTTTGAACATCTTCTTCGCTTACAATATTTGCATTTTTAAAAAGTTCTTCTTCTGATTCTTTATCTGTGTCTGATACTATGCTTCCGTTATTGTATAATGCTTTTGCCAATGAGCGATAGTACATATTACTTTTTGTGCCATTCTCGAAAATGATTGTTGTTCTGCCATCTTTTCTTTCACTATCACCTAGTTTTCGCTTTTCTAGACCATCATCTTCTAAGTATAATAAAATACCATCTACAACGTAATAATTGCCTTTGTAAAGGTTCTGCTCTACATCTTTAAATTCTTTTAGCTTACGCTTCCCTTCTCTTAATTCTTTATGTATTTTTTTGAAATGTGCTTCATAGGGTGCAAAATCTTTTGTGCTCATTGCTTTTCTTCTTGCTGTGAAATCTGTTTCAGCTCTTTCTGATGCACTTTTAACGTGTTTTAACTCAAAGATAGATAAGGTTTCATCGGTATCTAAAATACCTAAATCATCATCACTTAAAATGTCTGCTACTGATTTTACTTCTTCCAGAGTATTTAAAAGATTATGTGTGTCGTATGGTTTTAATGTTTCTATTTTATTAGCATCAAGTCTCAACGCCTTTAATCTTGATAATAGCTTAAATTCAGTAACATTTGTCGCTTCAGGTTCTCTATCATTTTTTTCAAAAAAAGCATTAATTTCTTGGAACGATTCAATTAAGCGTTCATCTTCTGATTTTACATTAGAGTTTTTGGGTTTAGAATCTAAAATCCCAAACTCATCATCATTAAATATATCTTCTAATGTTTTCTTCTTATCCATTTGCTTGGGCTTTACGCTTTTGCTCTTTTAAAAATATGATTGCTTCTGCCAAACGTCTTTCTTGTGGGTCGAAGGATTGAATGCTCGGTTGTTCGCCTGTTTTTGCAATCCAGTTTTTTATTTTAGGCCATAATATAATGGCTTCTTCATCTGTCATTGTTATACGTGTAGCATCAATAGTTTCTTGGATGGCTTTGAATACTGATGCTGTTACTGATTTAGATAAGATTTCAAATGCTTTTTGAAATGGATTTATGGTATCTATTAAATCGATATTAATATCATCAATATTTACAAAACTGTCTGCCATACGAATAAAGCGTTTATCCCCTACTTCTTCGATAGTACCGTTTTTAATTACAGAATCTACAACTACATGTTGACGCACAGCTTCTACTTCTTCATCTGTTAAGTCTGGATAGGTTTCCTTAATAATTTTAGGTATCAATACTTTATTTATAACCTCTGGATCTACATTACCCGGCATTGCTTTAAGCATTTGATCATCTTGCATGATTTTTGCTTTTAGGTCATTGATATCACTTTCAATAATATCTTTTGCTCTTTGTGAACTTGGTAATTTAAACCCATTTATTTTTATGGTATTATCATCATCTTCTGAATCGTCATCTTCATCATTTGGAAATTTTGGTTTAAACTTAAAGTTAGGTGCTAACACTTGTTCCATTAATAATGATGCTGTAATTGCCTTTAGCATATTATTTACGGATAGTTTTACTTCATCATTCTCTGCATCTGGCTGTGCTATTAAATTGGTAAACTGTGAATGTGTTTTATTTTCACTATCTCTTGTTGCTCTACCAATGATTTGAATAATTTCTGTTAATGACCCTCTATAACCTACGGTTAAAGCGTGTTCGCAATAGGGCCAATCAAACCCTTCTTTTGCCATACCTAGAGCAATAATAATATCTATATCATCTACACTTGACACCTTACGCAAATAGTCTTGTATTTTATCTCTGTCCTTTTGATTGTCATGGACTAAATCTGCAATCTTTAAGATTTTACCTGTAGTTTTACTTTTTACATACAAAACACCTGTATCTGGGTCTTGATAGTCTAATTCCCCTAAGCCATCTAAAATTCTATTGACTTCTTCATATTTATCTTTTTCAGATTCACCTGAATTTACGCTTGGTATGTGAATTATTGTTTTTTTGTTTTCATCTAATATCTCATGAATAGCAGATGTATATTTTCCTTGATAAAAGTGATAGCCAATACCTAATGATTTTAAATAATTATAGCCGTTTAGTTGTTGGTAATAATCATACTTCACCTTTATAAATTTTTCTTCGTCCTCTGGTAATAAAATAGGTACGGAATCTCCTCTAAAGAAAGACCCTGTCATTGCTACTACGTGCGCAGTAGATTTATCCATAATACTACTTAATACGATTCCTAATTTATTATCACCATCTACAGAGACATGATGAAATTCATCAATTGCCAACAAACAATCATTGAGTTGTTTTTCGTCTATGGCATCAAAAGCAAAGCGTAAAGTAGCATGTGTACAGATTAGTATTTTTTCATCACTTTCTAAAAAATTTAGAAATGCAGTCACTTTACTTTTTTCTACACCAGGCGTACATAAGTTATATCTTGGATTAGGTTCCCAATCTGCAAAAAAACCATATTTTTTTAAGTCTGTTTTAGCAAATGAACTACCAATAGAGCGTTCAGGAACTGCGACGATTACTTTTTTAATGCCTTGATTTATGAGTTTGTCTAAACCTATAAACATTAATGCACGAGATTTACCAGAAGCTGGCGGTGCTTTAATTAATAGGTATTGCGCTGTGCGCGCCTCAAATGCTTTTTGTTGCATTTCTCGCATACCTAACTCATTAGTGCTTTTACTTTTTCCTGTTTGTTGGTATTTTACGTGTACTATATCTGGCATAAATGTCTAAAGTTTATCTAAAATTTGTATAAATATATTTCATTAATCATTGAAAAAGAGCTATTTATCATATGTAAATAGCTAAAGTTTATCTAAAAAATGTCTAAAGTTTGTCTAAAAAATGTCTAACTAATCTTGTTTAGACATTTTCCATAATTTGCCTTCAACAACTATAATACCTTGTTTTTTTAATGATTGAAGCGCATTCTTTATCTTGTTTATTTTTTGAGAAATGTCTAAACCTTCAGATAATTTATTGAATAATATATTTTCTAAATCGCTTCTTTTTGCACTTTCAAATTTTGTCAGATAATCTGTTATAATTTTCTGAATGTAATCGTTATCTATTCCTCGCATTTTTATATAGTCACCTTTTTGATTAGTTGCAGATGCCACTTTAGACGAAATATGAAAATTAGGTTTTCTACCCTCAATCAATTTTTTTGACTTTAGTGTTTTAATTTCTTCATCATTTATTATTTTATTTTTTGCAACCTTATCTAGTAGTATAATTTCTTCTAGAGATAAGTTAGGCATTTGCGCTACTTTACGTGCGTAGTTTATGTCTACTACTTTCCCTGTAATAACAACTTTAACTTTATGGTTAGACAAATCATAGTCTGGTAATGGAAAATACTTTTTTCTTTGAATGTTATACATTTTTTTTATCCCACTACCAATGGTATCAATCATATTAAGATTAACCATAGCGTCTGCTAAAAATTTGTTACGATATTTGGGTTCTGGTGCATCTGCTTGAATTACAGTTTCAATACTCTTTGGTATAAAATCACCAGAATTAGCAAATGTCAAGGTTGCATTTTCATTTTCAACCACGAGTATTTTACTTCCCAATGTATAATCTTGATGCGCAATACAGTTGTTTAATGCTTCACGTATTATGTAAGGGTCGTATTGGTCAACTTCATCAGGAAAAAGCGTACCATCAGCTATATAACGATACTTTAGGTTTCGTATTTTACTATAAACACCTTCTATATTTAGCAATAACGGACAGGTAAAATGCTCGTAGTCTTTCTCTAAATTATCGCTATCTTTAAGAATCCAAGTAATTTTTGATGTAGCAGGACTTAGAAAATGTTCTGACTCTGGTTTACCGAGTAAAATTATTGCTGTATTTGTAATTTTGTCTTTAATGGTAAGTTTTGCTTTGTTTAAAAAAACAGCATCTGACCAACTCTTAATAGTGTCTTCTAATTTTGGATTTTTTTGAGTATATCTAACACGTGCCTGCTTTACAGCTTCTTCAGATAAATCTTGTAGCGTTGCATTTTTAACAATTTTAGCACTCCAATCTTCTGTTTTATTCTGAAGTTTTATTCTATCGTATTCATCTGATGATAAAGCACCCAAACTCTCACCATCCCTGCCATAACAGTGTCCTTTCCAAGATAAAGGAAAACCTTTAGGCGCAGCTGGTATTTCTAGTAAGATAATAGCACTACCATCTTGACTTACTCGCTTTGTACTTATAAAATTAGTTTTAGGCGATGTATGCTTCACAATTTCAGCTTTGTACTCATTAAGCTGTTTATCCGTAATTGCTGTACCAACTATCGACTTATTATTTTTAATACCTAACACCAACCAAGCATTGGGCTTATTTGCCAAATTAGCTTCATTACTTAACGCTGAAAAATATTTACCTAATTTATCCTTATCTATTTGGTTTTTAGCTTCCTTAAACTCTACGGATTCATTTTCTGTAGAAAGGCTTAATAGTGCATCTAAAGTGGTGTCCATAATTAGGTTGTGATGTATTTATAATTAGCAGTTGTTAAGTAATCCTTAATAACTGAATTTGATTGCAACTCTCTATCTTTGAGTATGTTAGATATATGAATACTAACGTTTGGTATAGAGGTGTCAAAAAGTTCTGCGAGTTGACTTTGGTTCATCCAAACATTACCGTCTTTTGTATATAAACTTACAGATGCTTTGCCATCTGCTGTGTTATAAATGATGATGTTTTGTTGGTTGTTTTCCATTATGCTTATTTTAATCTATCTCTCTTATTGTAAAAACTAAAAAATAGTACACTAACGCTTTGCTTATTGTAAATTATCGAGGAACTTTACAATAGCGTTTTTATTATTGTAAAAACTCCATCCCTGTTTTACCTATAGTCTCTAACATTTCAAATCTTTCTTTTTTATTTTCTAATTGTTCATAATAATCCTCTAGTTCATCGAAATAGTCAACTAATTTATTACTTGATATTAGTGCTCTTATAATTTCATTTTCATCTTGAACATCAAAAGGCAATGGTTTGATACTTTTAATAAACTTAATGAAACTTGAGTTTGAGTTATTGACTAAGCGTATTAAAAGTTCTTTTTTTAAAATTGTATCGTACTTAAAATCGAAATCTTTATAAATAAAAATACGGTAGGCTTTGCCTTGAGGTCTTAAAGCATAGGTGTAAATATTGAGATTTCTTGCTTCAATTTCAATTAAATTATAAATAGCTAACGATATTGCCTTTATAATTTTTGCGAGATATGCTTGTGTTTGTGTTGTATTAATTATGGTATTTGAAATATTAACAATAGATAATTTATTAGATAAAAACCTAATAAATGCTATTTTCTCATTTTCATAATCTTTACTTGAATTAATATTAAATCTATCATATCTGTACGTTTTATAAAATTTAGATAGTAGGTGTAAAAATTCTTTTTGATGTGCATTTAAGTTAAGACTATGTTTGCACTCTATCATAATATGAAGGTTTAAAAGCTTATGATGCCTTATGCTTTCTTCAAATTGCTTTTTGCTTTCTTTATTATTTACATCGATATTTTCAATAAGTATAATTGCTATTTTTTGTAATCGTTCTATACCAACTGAAAGGTTATACAACAGCTCAAAAACATCTTCTGCATAGTTGAAATTATCTAAAGTGTTAATTGATTTTAAACCATTGAAAAGAAATGCACCAGAGATTTCTAATTCTGTGCCTAAACCAAAATTTTTCCAATAGTCTTGATTATCCATTATGCTTTCTTTTTACGTGTTCTTTTCGGTTTCTCTAACAAGGTATTTTTATGTATCATCTTTTCATATTCCTTAAACAAATACTCTAAACGCTCTGTATCACTGGTAAATGGTTTTAAACGATAGCAACGCTCTATGGCTAAATCTAATTGATGATGCGCTTCTTTTAAACCTTTAGGCATTTTATCTGGGTCGTATAATTGTGCTAATGTTTTGCCTGAATGTTTTTCTCTTTCTTCTAATACTGCAAAAACGTGTAGATTTATTTGTTCTTTTTGTTTTTGGTTTATAGCAGGAAAAGGAAAATTATTATAACAAATTGATGATGAATATAGATAATCGTCTTTTAATTTACCTGCAATATTTGTTAACCAAACCATATGCATTTTAGAGGAAATCACACCCATTACAAATGGTTCAGAATCATATACTACGTGTGCACGATTATTTATAACAGTATCATTCGCAACAAAACCAATAGGCACATATTTTCTTCTAGATGAAGTTGTAGATGGTACAATAATAGCATCGGTATCTCTATGTCTAATTTCTCCAAAAGAATAGGGAATCTCAGAAAGTTTTATTGTTGAAGGTCTTGAACTAGAAAGTCTAGTTAATCTAACTTTTTCGACTCTTCTGTATATTTCATTTATATTTTGAAATTTAAGATACTCTTTTTCAG encodes:
- a CDS encoding DUF4252 domain-containing protein, producing MKNKYKITALFVLALLVTSCKNEKSLQSYLVETSNKKGFYAGDFPIGSLFTPKKNASTDVLQTIKSIKKVNIVFLPVANTSTAEYNTEKETLKGIFKDNKTYKSLMSMKAKGMNIAVYYSGKSNAIDEMVAFGYGEKVGVGVARLLGNNINPEQVILMLQNVDVENEGALLQEMLGLFQVNKKL
- a CDS encoding DUF4252 domain-containing protein, whose amino-acid sequence is MKKIILLMAFLVAPLLSNAQQSVFDSLEDMDGVDMVVVTKDMFQILSKFSPEKLSKSKEMQVFKMISELQQFRMFSSEDKQIASNMEKMANTLIKQQKLTELMRIKEDDSRVKIYVKTTNTKDYVSEVLMFIKGIDKRTKGFSEAMVVSLSGNIDINMISKLADTLTKE
- a CDS encoding RNA polymerase sigma factor; translation: MNQSEFLTVVLPFKDKVFRLAKRLLVSTEEAEDATQELFFKLWKRRDSIATYKSLEAFAMTMTKNYCYDRLKSKQASNLSLVHSNYKEKETSLDKQVEHLDSVNQVHKMIENLPEQQKIIIQLRDVEGYDFDEICKMVDMKPTAVRVALSRARKTIREQLLKKHNYGVS
- a CDS encoding S41 family peptidase, which produces MKNYFNRLFLLLSAICIVQCAKKEPVPNNLVIHDFVWKGLNAYYLHQDKVPKLSDRQFSSDTQLNNYLATFTDYNELYNSLLISEDNKSFLSEEFIDNSLPPHNQFTNGVEFGIIGNPQNDIDVIGYVTHILPGSFAESKDIKRGDFFNAIDGVQLTRNNFEDLLLNGNDNFALSIINFDGLNVSSTIKTVNLEKQNYSYNKAFKEKTITIGADNIGYLIYNNGFSKSDIELLNETFLSFKNSNVNKLILDLRYNISGGSYASDIAVLASIITGQFSNQVLIKEEWNLKAQEWFQTHQPDSLITTFVDKISSTTPINNLEVSDIYIILNGNEFTGSSSVELLINSLKPYINVHIIGRNTKGNNTGSITLYNSQDYNFEFKNENHSISISPIVLQFLNKNNETYSDGFIPNVVLCPHENVLNLGVLGENSDPIFNMLLNYIATGNNIQSNVCNINNYEFLFSSITSQREIDKGIFIKQVLPNTN
- a CDS encoding S41 family peptidase, with amino-acid sequence MKKRVIFYFLTVLMLNFSCEKKEEPITEAPVSTSDEVNHFIWKGLNLYYLWNTEVTDLADDKFKNVTDLYSYFKKYSSPEETFNSLLNKPGIVDRFSWIVDDYVALENSFQGINITTGMDFGLRRYVSSNSNIYGYVRYVIPNSSAESLGIKRGMIFNTVNGIQLTDTNYNSLLFGNTASLDIGFANFNNGNPLANNTFYSVSKTEVQENPIAISKIINVSNKKIGYLLYNQFASAYDQELNAVFNTFKSNNIDDLIIDLRYNGGGSTTSASYLASMITGQFTDQVFTREVWNDKVTDAFSADSFTNNFVNKITTSSGASISINSLELPSVYFIVSASSASASELIINALDAYIDVKVVGTQTVGKQVGSITLYDSDNLFKSGANLNSKHSYAMQPLVFEIKNKNNKNYPEGIIPETNFTGINMAENIANLGELGNEDEPLLARTIQYITTGLKGSAKQKVYYQTTEIYNSKLATPANNTMYKELKEN
- a CDS encoding GIY-YIG nuclease family protein, whose amino-acid sequence is MDKKKTLEDIFNDDEFGILDSKPKNSNVKSEDERLIESFQEINAFFEKNDREPEATNVTEFKLLSRLKALRLDANKIETLKPYDTHNLLNTLEEVKSVADILSDDDLGILDTDETLSIFELKHVKSASERAETDFTARRKAMSTKDFAPYEAHFKKIHKELREGKRKLKEFKDVEQNLYKGNYYVVDGILLYLEDDGLEKRKLGDSERKDGRTTIIFENGTKSNMYYRSLAKALYNNGSIVSDTDKESEEELFKNANIVSEEDVQTGWIYILRSKSSKPEIASINDLYKIGFSSIDVHERIKNASKESTYLYADVHLLAKYACYNMDAQKFEHLIHRFFADVCLNVDVFDSKGKRITPREWFVAPRPIIEKVVTLILSGNIVSYRYDKKTQQIVIKA
- a CDS encoding DEAD/DEAH box helicase; translated protein: MPDIVHVKYQQTGKSKSTNELGMREMQQKAFEARTAQYLLIKAPPASGKSRALMFIGLDKLINQGIKKVIVAVPERSIGSSFAKTDLKKYGFFADWEPNPRYNLCTPGVEKSKVTAFLNFLESDEKILICTHATLRFAFDAIDEKQLNDCLLAIDEFHHVSVDGDNKLGIVLSSIMDKSTAHVVAMTGSFFRGDSVPILLPEDEEKFIKVKYDYYQQLNGYNYLKSLGIGYHFYQGKYTSAIHEILDENKKTIIHIPSVNSGESEKDKYEEVNRILDGLGELDYQDPDTGVLYVKSKTTGKILKIADLVHDNQKDRDKIQDYLRKVSSVDDIDIIIALGMAKEGFDWPYCEHALTVGYRGSLTEIIQIIGRATRDSENKTHSQFTNLIAQPDAENDEVKLSVNNMLKAITASLLMEQVLAPNFKFKPKFPNDEDDDSEDDDNTIKINGFKLPSSQRAKDIIESDINDLKAKIMQDDQMLKAMPGNVDPEVINKVLIPKIIKETYPDLTDEEVEAVRQHVVVDSVIKNGTIEEVGDKRFIRMADSFVNIDDINIDLIDTINPFQKAFEILSKSVTASVFKAIQETIDATRITMTDEEAIILWPKIKNWIAKTGEQPSIQSFDPQERRLAEAIIFLKEQKRKAQANG